In Zerene cesonia ecotype Mississippi chromosome 18, Zerene_cesonia_1.1, whole genome shotgun sequence, the following are encoded in one genomic region:
- the LOC119833731 gene encoding 60S ribosomal protein L26-like yields the protein MKYNKLVTSSRRKNRKRHFSAPSHIRRVLMSSPLSKELRQKFNVKSMPIRKDDEVQVVRGHYKGQQVGKVVQVYRKKFVVYIERIQREKANGASAYVGIHPSKCVIVKLKMNKDRKAILDRRAKGRLAALGKDKGKYTEETATAVETS from the exons ATGAAGTACAATAAACTGGTTACGTCCTCGAGGAGGAAAAACAGGAAAAGGCATTTCAGCGCTCCTTCCCACATCAGGAGAGTACTTATGTCCTCGCCTCTTTCCAAGGAGCTCAGGCAAAAATTCAACGTTAAATCGATGCCCATTCGTAAAGACGACGAAGTACAG GTTGTTCGTGGTCACTACAAAGGACAACAAGTTGGCAAAGTTGTGCAAGTGTACAGAAAGAAGTTTGTTGTCTACATTGAGAGGATTCAGAGGGAAAAAGCTAACGGTGCCAGTGCATATGTTGGCATCCACCCTTCAAAg TGTGTCATCGTCAAGCTAAAAATGAACAAGGATCGTAAGGCGATCTTGGACCGCAGAGCAAAGGGTAGATTGGCGGCACTCGGCAAAGACAAGGGCAAATACACTGAGGAAACCGCTACTGCTGTAGAGACCTCGTGA
- the LOC119833728 gene encoding proteoglycan 4-like isoform X4, with protein sequence MAPVSANMAQMAQNMSHHGNLSHVTQNSVTPTNVAASPSKSASTSAPTPLSLVQDKANASQPLALTRTPEKKEPDSTAQANGTIDSPKSGTSAPVNLKPQNPEVNKDKQDIAKTSPSTPKPPEKPASAPSTPQKADTSTPVSQGDGPVQPKVATANEPPEKSPSKPIELKSAQTADVAPTQSDSKPVPESANENPSPVIPPQPQKEIIPTENPKPEPVKTEENGDSKEVTPSSEDKAPEQKDKVETPKPEEVKVQKEEKAEEKTEAKTPAKAESKITTKSTLKLATVTPPMRKRRQLSEKTESTPAKKSNEESTPDTKSKRNRTKVQLYQSPTPDIAMATKLSASAGRSTPTKPNDDKLIVFYKNEYLAVRNAEGGFYVCQALQNVYRTTRKIKIRWLSQDKADPTGETYKPDFYDVTDMECVLTTLSLTRSASGGGAWLLRPAEQARATSILQRALRAEQSGANCLQLTEEHPDGLDLSLYTDESQLDKKSRKRTSSKSSPRGKDDDNDTPKEESTPSKKARTTPKRSPRSAKKSKSPKSGKTAANKAKSSGSSPIAAVTSKVGIVRRIYRNTATAVTEKASDKKKNTPAKKTPTKPAKVDTPAATRKGRRAVKETKSSPIVPTPSTSTGKTTRTPRKPPSKK encoded by the exons ATGGCGCCAGTTTCAGCAAATATGGCTCAAATGGCACAAAACATGAGCCACCACGGCAATTTATCTCATGTAACACAAAACTCTGTAACACCAACAAATGTGGCAGCAAGCCCTAGCAAAAGTGCAAGTACAAGTGCTCCAACTCCATTAAGCTTAGTGCAAGATAAGGCAAACGCATCACAACCCCTAGCATTAACAAGAACACCTGAAAAGAAAGAACCGGACTCTACAGCACAGGCAAATGGTACAATTGACTCTCCTAAATCAGGGACCAGTGCACCAGTTAATTTAAAGCCTCAGAATCCTGAAGTAAACAAAGATAAACAAGATATAGCTAAGACTTCACCAAGTACACCAAAACCACCTGAAAAACCTGCAAGTGCTCCAAGCACACCACAAAAAGCAGATACTTCAACTCCTGTATCTCAAGGAGATGGTCCTGTACAACCGAAAGTGGCCACAGCTAATGAACCACCAGAAAAGTCACCATCTAAACCTATAGAACTCAAATCGGCTCAAACAGCAGATGTGGCACCCACACAAAGTGATAGTAAACCTGTACCAGAGTCAGCTAATGAAAATCCAAGTCCTGTAATACCACCTCAACCACAGAAAGAAATTATACCAACTGAAAATCCAAAGCCTGAACCTGTAAAGACAGAAGAAAACGGAGACAGTAAAGAAGTTACACCAAGTTCTGAAGATAAAGCTCCAGAACAAAAAGATAAAGTAGAAACACCCAAACCTGAAGAAGTTAAAGTGCAAAAGGAAGAAAAAGCTGAAGAGAAAACTGAAGCAAAAACTCCTGCTAAGGCTGAATCTAAAATAACAACTAAATCAACATTAAAGTTAGCTACAGTCACTCCTCCCATGAGGAAAAGAAGGCAATTGTCAGAAAAAACTGAGTCTACCCCAGCAAAGAAGTCAAATGAAGAGTCGACACCTGACACAAAATCAAAAAGAAATCGGACCAAG GTGCAACTATATCAATCACCAACTCCTGATATAGCGATGGCAACAAAGTTGTCTGCATCTGCTGGACGATCCACACCAACAAAACCAAATGATGATAAactgattgttttttataa GAATGAATACTTGGCTGTCCGAAATGCTGAGGGTGGTTTCTATGTATGCCAAGctttacaaaatgtatatcGCACCACTCGCAAGATCAAAATACGCTGGCTGTCTCAAGATAAAGCAGACCCCACTGGAGAGACATACAAACCAGATTTCTATGATGTCACAG ACATGGAGTGCGTGCTAACGACGCTGTCTCTGACCCGGTCCGcgagcggcggcggcgcgtgGCTGCTGCGGCCGGCCGAGCAGGCGCGCGCCACGTCCATCCTGCAGCGGGCCCTGCGCGCCGAGCAGAGCGGCGCCAACTGCCTGCAGCTCACCGAGGAGCACCCCGACGGAC TGGATCTCTCGCTGTACACAGACGAGTCGCAACTGGACAAAAAGTCAAGGAAACGGACCAGCTCGAAGTCATCGCCGCGGGGAAAGGACGACGACAATGATACTCCG AAGGAAGAATCGACGCCAAGCAAAAAAGCGCGAACGACGCCAAAGCGCAGTCCGCGCTCCGCGAAAAAGTCGAAATCGCCGAAATCAGGCAAAACGGCCGCAAACAAAGCGAAATCATCAGGTAGTTCGCCCATAGCGGCGGTCACAAGCAAGGTAGGCATAGTACGGCGGATTTATAGAAAT ACGGCAACGGCGGTGACTGAGAAAGCATCGGACAAGAAGAAAAACACACCGGCCAAGAAGACGCCGACCAAACCGGCTAAGGTGGACACGCCGGCGGCCACGCGCAAGGGACGGAGGGCGGTTAAAG aaaCAAAAAGCTCTCCCATAGTCCCGACCCCGTCCACATCCACGGGCAAAACAACTCGCACGCCGCGAAAACCGCCCTCgaagaaataa
- the LOC119833728 gene encoding proteoglycan 4-like isoform X1, whose amino-acid sequence MNSALKPVLPQPGVPQPGGQASPAKANVANANHAVGLPQGAQNSLHHGSNNLVGQNLTHHIPNTPPVPAHAVPSMAPVSANMAQMAQNMSHHGNLSHVTQNSVTPTNVAASPSKSASTSAPTPLSLVQDKANASQPLALTRTPEKKEPDSTAQANGTIDSPKSGTSAPVNLKPQNPEVNKDKQDIAKTSPSTPKPPEKPASAPSTPQKADTSTPVSQGDGPVQPKVATANEPPEKSPSKPIELKSAQTADVAPTQSDSKPVPESANENPSPVIPPQPQKEIIPTENPKPEPVKTEENGDSKEVTPSSEDKAPEQKDKVETPKPEEVKVQKEEKAEEKTEAKTPAKAESKITTKSTLKLATVTPPMRKRRQLSEKTESTPAKKSNEESTPDTKSKRNRTKVQLYQSPTPDIAMATKLSASAGRSTPTKPNDDKLIVFYKNEYLAVRNAEGGFYVCQALQNVYRTTRKIKIRWLSQDKADPTGETYKPDFYDVTDMECVLTTLSLTRSASGGGAWLLRPAEQARATSILQRALRAEQSGANCLQLTEEHPDGLDLSLYTDESQLDKKSRKRTSSKSSPRGKDDDNDTPKEESTPSKKARTTPKRSPRSAKKSKSPKSGKTAANKAKSSGSSPIAAVTSKVGIVRRIYRNTATAVTEKASDKKKNTPAKKTPTKPAKVDTPAATRKGRRAVKETKSSPIVPTPSTSTGKTTRTPRKPPSKK is encoded by the exons ATGAACTCGGCGTTAAAGCCAGTCCTACCACAGCCGGGGGTACCGCAGCCGGGGGGTCAGGCTAGTCCCGCCAAAGCTAATGTGGCAAACGCTAACCACGCGGTTGGTTTACCTCAAGGCGCACAAAATTCTCTCCATCATGGTTCTAATAATCTTGTAGGTCAAAATTTGACCCATCATATACCTAACACACCACCGGTGCCCGCCCACGCAGTACCGTCAATGGCGCCAGTTTCAGCAAATATGGCTCAAATGGCACAAAACATGAGCCACCACGGCAATTTATCTCATGTAACACAAAACTCTGTAACACCAACAAATGTGGCAGCAAGCCCTAGCAAAAGTGCAAGTACAAGTGCTCCAACTCCATTAAGCTTAGTGCAAGATAAGGCAAACGCATCACAACCCCTAGCATTAACAAGAACACCTGAAAAGAAAGAACCGGACTCTACAGCACAGGCAAATGGTACAATTGACTCTCCTAAATCAGGGACCAGTGCACCAGTTAATTTAAAGCCTCAGAATCCTGAAGTAAACAAAGATAAACAAGATATAGCTAAGACTTCACCAAGTACACCAAAACCACCTGAAAAACCTGCAAGTGCTCCAAGCACACCACAAAAAGCAGATACTTCAACTCCTGTATCTCAAGGAGATGGTCCTGTACAACCGAAAGTGGCCACAGCTAATGAACCACCAGAAAAGTCACCATCTAAACCTATAGAACTCAAATCGGCTCAAACAGCAGATGTGGCACCCACACAAAGTGATAGTAAACCTGTACCAGAGTCAGCTAATGAAAATCCAAGTCCTGTAATACCACCTCAACCACAGAAAGAAATTATACCAACTGAAAATCCAAAGCCTGAACCTGTAAAGACAGAAGAAAACGGAGACAGTAAAGAAGTTACACCAAGTTCTGAAGATAAAGCTCCAGAACAAAAAGATAAAGTAGAAACACCCAAACCTGAAGAAGTTAAAGTGCAAAAGGAAGAAAAAGCTGAAGAGAAAACTGAAGCAAAAACTCCTGCTAAGGCTGAATCTAAAATAACAACTAAATCAACATTAAAGTTAGCTACAGTCACTCCTCCCATGAGGAAAAGAAGGCAATTGTCAGAAAAAACTGAGTCTACCCCAGCAAAGAAGTCAAATGAAGAGTCGACACCTGACACAAAATCAAAAAGAAATCGGACCAAG GTGCAACTATATCAATCACCAACTCCTGATATAGCGATGGCAACAAAGTTGTCTGCATCTGCTGGACGATCCACACCAACAAAACCAAATGATGATAAactgattgttttttataa GAATGAATACTTGGCTGTCCGAAATGCTGAGGGTGGTTTCTATGTATGCCAAGctttacaaaatgtatatcGCACCACTCGCAAGATCAAAATACGCTGGCTGTCTCAAGATAAAGCAGACCCCACTGGAGAGACATACAAACCAGATTTCTATGATGTCACAG ACATGGAGTGCGTGCTAACGACGCTGTCTCTGACCCGGTCCGcgagcggcggcggcgcgtgGCTGCTGCGGCCGGCCGAGCAGGCGCGCGCCACGTCCATCCTGCAGCGGGCCCTGCGCGCCGAGCAGAGCGGCGCCAACTGCCTGCAGCTCACCGAGGAGCACCCCGACGGAC TGGATCTCTCGCTGTACACAGACGAGTCGCAACTGGACAAAAAGTCAAGGAAACGGACCAGCTCGAAGTCATCGCCGCGGGGAAAGGACGACGACAATGATACTCCG AAGGAAGAATCGACGCCAAGCAAAAAAGCGCGAACGACGCCAAAGCGCAGTCCGCGCTCCGCGAAAAAGTCGAAATCGCCGAAATCAGGCAAAACGGCCGCAAACAAAGCGAAATCATCAGGTAGTTCGCCCATAGCGGCGGTCACAAGCAAGGTAGGCATAGTACGGCGGATTTATAGAAAT ACGGCAACGGCGGTGACTGAGAAAGCATCGGACAAGAAGAAAAACACACCGGCCAAGAAGACGCCGACCAAACCGGCTAAGGTGGACACGCCGGCGGCCACGCGCAAGGGACGGAGGGCGGTTAAAG aaaCAAAAAGCTCTCCCATAGTCCCGACCCCGTCCACATCCACGGGCAAAACAACTCGCACGCCGCGAAAACCGCCCTCgaagaaataa
- the LOC119833728 gene encoding proteoglycan 4-like isoform X3 yields MNSALKPVLPQPGVPQPGGQASPAKANVANANHAVGLPQGAQNSLHHGSNNLVGQNLTHHIPNTPPVPAHAVPSMAPVSANMAQMAQNMSHHGNLSHVTQNSVTPTNVAASPSKSASTSAPTPLSLVQDKANASQPLALTRTPEKKEPDSTAQANGTIDSPKSGTSAPVNLKPQNPEVNKDKQDIAKTSPSTPKPPEKPASAPSTPQKADTSTPVSQGDGPVQPKVATANEPPEKSPSKPIELKSAQTADVAPTQSDSKPVPESANENPSPVIPPQPQKEIIPTENPKPEPVKTEENGDSKEVTPSSEDKAPEQKDKVETPKPEEVKVQKEEKAEEKTEAKTPAKAESKITTKSTLKLATVTPPMRKRRQLSEKTESTPAKKSNEESTPDTKSKRNRTKVQLYQSPTPDIAMATKLSASAGRSTPTKPNDDKLIVFYKNEYLAVRNAEGGFYVCQALQNVYRTTRKIKIRWLSQDKADPTGETYKPDFYDVTDMECVLTTLSLTRSASGGGAWLLRPAEQARATSILQRALRAEQSGANCLQLTEEHPDGLDLSLYTDESQLDKKSRKRTSSKSSPRGKDDDNDTPKEESTPSKKARTTPKRSPRSAKKSKSPKSGKTAANKAKSSGSSPIAAVTSKTATAVTEKASDKKKNTPAKKTPTKPAKVDTPAATRKGRRAVKETKSSPIVPTPSTSTGKTTRTPRKPPSKK; encoded by the exons ATGAACTCGGCGTTAAAGCCAGTCCTACCACAGCCGGGGGTACCGCAGCCGGGGGGTCAGGCTAGTCCCGCCAAAGCTAATGTGGCAAACGCTAACCACGCGGTTGGTTTACCTCAAGGCGCACAAAATTCTCTCCATCATGGTTCTAATAATCTTGTAGGTCAAAATTTGACCCATCATATACCTAACACACCACCGGTGCCCGCCCACGCAGTACCGTCAATGGCGCCAGTTTCAGCAAATATGGCTCAAATGGCACAAAACATGAGCCACCACGGCAATTTATCTCATGTAACACAAAACTCTGTAACACCAACAAATGTGGCAGCAAGCCCTAGCAAAAGTGCAAGTACAAGTGCTCCAACTCCATTAAGCTTAGTGCAAGATAAGGCAAACGCATCACAACCCCTAGCATTAACAAGAACACCTGAAAAGAAAGAACCGGACTCTACAGCACAGGCAAATGGTACAATTGACTCTCCTAAATCAGGGACCAGTGCACCAGTTAATTTAAAGCCTCAGAATCCTGAAGTAAACAAAGATAAACAAGATATAGCTAAGACTTCACCAAGTACACCAAAACCACCTGAAAAACCTGCAAGTGCTCCAAGCACACCACAAAAAGCAGATACTTCAACTCCTGTATCTCAAGGAGATGGTCCTGTACAACCGAAAGTGGCCACAGCTAATGAACCACCAGAAAAGTCACCATCTAAACCTATAGAACTCAAATCGGCTCAAACAGCAGATGTGGCACCCACACAAAGTGATAGTAAACCTGTACCAGAGTCAGCTAATGAAAATCCAAGTCCTGTAATACCACCTCAACCACAGAAAGAAATTATACCAACTGAAAATCCAAAGCCTGAACCTGTAAAGACAGAAGAAAACGGAGACAGTAAAGAAGTTACACCAAGTTCTGAAGATAAAGCTCCAGAACAAAAAGATAAAGTAGAAACACCCAAACCTGAAGAAGTTAAAGTGCAAAAGGAAGAAAAAGCTGAAGAGAAAACTGAAGCAAAAACTCCTGCTAAGGCTGAATCTAAAATAACAACTAAATCAACATTAAAGTTAGCTACAGTCACTCCTCCCATGAGGAAAAGAAGGCAATTGTCAGAAAAAACTGAGTCTACCCCAGCAAAGAAGTCAAATGAAGAGTCGACACCTGACACAAAATCAAAAAGAAATCGGACCAAG GTGCAACTATATCAATCACCAACTCCTGATATAGCGATGGCAACAAAGTTGTCTGCATCTGCTGGACGATCCACACCAACAAAACCAAATGATGATAAactgattgttttttataa GAATGAATACTTGGCTGTCCGAAATGCTGAGGGTGGTTTCTATGTATGCCAAGctttacaaaatgtatatcGCACCACTCGCAAGATCAAAATACGCTGGCTGTCTCAAGATAAAGCAGACCCCACTGGAGAGACATACAAACCAGATTTCTATGATGTCACAG ACATGGAGTGCGTGCTAACGACGCTGTCTCTGACCCGGTCCGcgagcggcggcggcgcgtgGCTGCTGCGGCCGGCCGAGCAGGCGCGCGCCACGTCCATCCTGCAGCGGGCCCTGCGCGCCGAGCAGAGCGGCGCCAACTGCCTGCAGCTCACCGAGGAGCACCCCGACGGAC TGGATCTCTCGCTGTACACAGACGAGTCGCAACTGGACAAAAAGTCAAGGAAACGGACCAGCTCGAAGTCATCGCCGCGGGGAAAGGACGACGACAATGATACTCCG AAGGAAGAATCGACGCCAAGCAAAAAAGCGCGAACGACGCCAAAGCGCAGTCCGCGCTCCGCGAAAAAGTCGAAATCGCCGAAATCAGGCAAAACGGCCGCAAACAAAGCGAAATCATCAGGTAGTTCGCCCATAGCGGCGGTCACAAGCAAG ACGGCAACGGCGGTGACTGAGAAAGCATCGGACAAGAAGAAAAACACACCGGCCAAGAAGACGCCGACCAAACCGGCTAAGGTGGACACGCCGGCGGCCACGCGCAAGGGACGGAGGGCGGTTAAAG aaaCAAAAAGCTCTCCCATAGTCCCGACCCCGTCCACATCCACGGGCAAAACAACTCGCACGCCGCGAAAACCGCCCTCgaagaaataa
- the LOC119833728 gene encoding proteoglycan 4-like isoform X2 produces the protein MNSALKPVLPQPGVPQPGGQASPAKANVANANHAVGLPQGAQNSLHHGSNNLVGQNLTHHIPNTPPVPAHAVPSMAPVSANMAQMAQNMSHHGNLSHVTQNSVTPTNVAASPSKSASTSAPTPLSLVQDKANASQPLALTRTPEKKEPDSTAQANGTIDSPKSGTSAPVNLKPQNPEVNKDKQDIAKTSPSTPKPPEKPASAPSTPQKADTSTPVSQGDGPVQPKVATANEPPEKSPSKPIELKSAQTADVAPTQSDSKPVPESANENPSPVIPPQPQKEIIPTENPKPEPVKTEENGDSKEVTPSSEDKAPEQKDKVETPKPEEVKVQKEEKAEEKTEAKTPAKAESKITTKSTLKLATVTPPMRKRRQLSEKTESTPAKKSNEESTPDTKSKRNRTKVQLYQSPTPDIAMATKLSASAGRSTPTKPNDDKLIVFYKNEYLAVRNAEGGFYVCQALQNVYRTTRKIKIRWLSQDKADPTGETYKPDFYDVTDMECVLTTLSLTRSASGGGAWLLRPAEQARATSILQRALRAEQSGANCLQLTEEHPDGHESQLDKKSRKRTSSKSSPRGKDDDNDTPKEESTPSKKARTTPKRSPRSAKKSKSPKSGKTAANKAKSSGSSPIAAVTSKVGIVRRIYRNTATAVTEKASDKKKNTPAKKTPTKPAKVDTPAATRKGRRAVKETKSSPIVPTPSTSTGKTTRTPRKPPSKK, from the exons ATGAACTCGGCGTTAAAGCCAGTCCTACCACAGCCGGGGGTACCGCAGCCGGGGGGTCAGGCTAGTCCCGCCAAAGCTAATGTGGCAAACGCTAACCACGCGGTTGGTTTACCTCAAGGCGCACAAAATTCTCTCCATCATGGTTCTAATAATCTTGTAGGTCAAAATTTGACCCATCATATACCTAACACACCACCGGTGCCCGCCCACGCAGTACCGTCAATGGCGCCAGTTTCAGCAAATATGGCTCAAATGGCACAAAACATGAGCCACCACGGCAATTTATCTCATGTAACACAAAACTCTGTAACACCAACAAATGTGGCAGCAAGCCCTAGCAAAAGTGCAAGTACAAGTGCTCCAACTCCATTAAGCTTAGTGCAAGATAAGGCAAACGCATCACAACCCCTAGCATTAACAAGAACACCTGAAAAGAAAGAACCGGACTCTACAGCACAGGCAAATGGTACAATTGACTCTCCTAAATCAGGGACCAGTGCACCAGTTAATTTAAAGCCTCAGAATCCTGAAGTAAACAAAGATAAACAAGATATAGCTAAGACTTCACCAAGTACACCAAAACCACCTGAAAAACCTGCAAGTGCTCCAAGCACACCACAAAAAGCAGATACTTCAACTCCTGTATCTCAAGGAGATGGTCCTGTACAACCGAAAGTGGCCACAGCTAATGAACCACCAGAAAAGTCACCATCTAAACCTATAGAACTCAAATCGGCTCAAACAGCAGATGTGGCACCCACACAAAGTGATAGTAAACCTGTACCAGAGTCAGCTAATGAAAATCCAAGTCCTGTAATACCACCTCAACCACAGAAAGAAATTATACCAACTGAAAATCCAAAGCCTGAACCTGTAAAGACAGAAGAAAACGGAGACAGTAAAGAAGTTACACCAAGTTCTGAAGATAAAGCTCCAGAACAAAAAGATAAAGTAGAAACACCCAAACCTGAAGAAGTTAAAGTGCAAAAGGAAGAAAAAGCTGAAGAGAAAACTGAAGCAAAAACTCCTGCTAAGGCTGAATCTAAAATAACAACTAAATCAACATTAAAGTTAGCTACAGTCACTCCTCCCATGAGGAAAAGAAGGCAATTGTCAGAAAAAACTGAGTCTACCCCAGCAAAGAAGTCAAATGAAGAGTCGACACCTGACACAAAATCAAAAAGAAATCGGACCAAG GTGCAACTATATCAATCACCAACTCCTGATATAGCGATGGCAACAAAGTTGTCTGCATCTGCTGGACGATCCACACCAACAAAACCAAATGATGATAAactgattgttttttataa GAATGAATACTTGGCTGTCCGAAATGCTGAGGGTGGTTTCTATGTATGCCAAGctttacaaaatgtatatcGCACCACTCGCAAGATCAAAATACGCTGGCTGTCTCAAGATAAAGCAGACCCCACTGGAGAGACATACAAACCAGATTTCTATGATGTCACAG ACATGGAGTGCGTGCTAACGACGCTGTCTCTGACCCGGTCCGcgagcggcggcggcgcgtgGCTGCTGCGGCCGGCCGAGCAGGCGCGCGCCACGTCCATCCTGCAGCGGGCCCTGCGCGCCGAGCAGAGCGGCGCCAACTGCCTGCAGCTCACCGAGGAGCACCCCGACGGAC ACGAGTCGCAACTGGACAAAAAGTCAAGGAAACGGACCAGCTCGAAGTCATCGCCGCGGGGAAAGGACGACGACAATGATACTCCG AAGGAAGAATCGACGCCAAGCAAAAAAGCGCGAACGACGCCAAAGCGCAGTCCGCGCTCCGCGAAAAAGTCGAAATCGCCGAAATCAGGCAAAACGGCCGCAAACAAAGCGAAATCATCAGGTAGTTCGCCCATAGCGGCGGTCACAAGCAAGGTAGGCATAGTACGGCGGATTTATAGAAAT ACGGCAACGGCGGTGACTGAGAAAGCATCGGACAAGAAGAAAAACACACCGGCCAAGAAGACGCCGACCAAACCGGCTAAGGTGGACACGCCGGCGGCCACGCGCAAGGGACGGAGGGCGGTTAAAG aaaCAAAAAGCTCTCCCATAGTCCCGACCCCGTCCACATCCACGGGCAAAACAACTCGCACGCCGCGAAAACCGCCCTCgaagaaataa